CGCGTTCCATTTCTGCGGCCGCAGCCCGAAATCCGGCTCGCCCTATTGCGAGGCGCATGCGCGCAAGGCGTATCAGCCCCAGCAGCAGCGCCGTGACCGCGGACGAATGGCCGGCTGAAGACTCTGTGCTAGGCTTGGCGCCATGAGAGACCGTGCCGCCGAGCCTGTGCCTGCCGTCAAGCGCGACGCCGCGATCACGCGTCTGCTGCGCGAGGCCTGGGCCGAGATGGAGCGGGGCGGCGGGGCGTCGCTCGCGTTGCTCGACCGGCTGCTGGCGGAGACGAGACTGTCATCGGGGTTGTATCATTAGTCTTCCTGCCCGCGCGGGCGGACGTCCGGGAGCGAGCGGTTCGATGACCAGCATCTACGATTTCTCGGCCAAGACCTTGCAGGGAAAGGATGTGCCGCTCGCGGAGTTTCGCGGCAAGCCGATGCTGATCGTCAACACCGCGAGCAAATGCGGGTTCACGCCGCAATATGAAGGGCTCGAAGAGCTCTACAAGGCGCATCGCGACCAGGGGCTCGTGGTGCTGGGCTTTCCCTGCAACCAGTTCGGGGCGCAGGAGCCGGGCAGCGCCGAGGAGATCGGCGCGTTCTGCCAGGTCAATTACGGGGTGAGCTTTCCGATGTTCGCCAAGATCGACGTCAACGGACCGGCGGAGCATCCGCTCTACACCTTCCTGAAGAACGAGAAGCGCGGCCTGGGCTGGCGCGGCATCAAATGGAATTTCACGAAATTCCTGGTGAACCGCGAGGGCAAGGTGGTGGGCCGCTTCGCGCCGACCACCAAGCCGAAGGACATCGAAGGCGCGATCGCCAAGGTGCTCTGACGCCGTGCGCGAGGCGTGGCAGCGGGCGGATGCGGCGATCACGCTGGGCGCGGCCGAGGCAGCCGAGCTTCTGCGCCCCGCCCTCGGCGACGTCGCGGTGGCGGCGCTGGAGCCGCTGGGCGGCGGAAAATCCAACACCAATATCCGTGTGCGGCTGAGCGGCGCGCCGCACGACGTCGTGCTGCGGCTCTACCAGCGCGACCCAGGGCAGATGCGGAAGGAAGCGGCGCTGTCGCGGCGTCTGGCCGGGCAGGTGCCCGTGCCCGTCTATCGCCATTGCGGCACGCGCCCAGTGAATGGTGCGGCCTATGCCGTGGTGGCATGGATCGAGGGCCGCCCGCTGGAGGCGATGGCGCGCGGCGCGGGCGAGAGCGACCTGCGCTTTGCGGGGCACGAGGTCGGCCGCGTGCTCGCCGCGATCCACGGCGTCACCTTCGCACAGGCCGGCTTCCTCGACGGTGATCTGAACATCCATCCGTTTCCCGGCGGCAGCTCTTCGGCTGGGTTCCTTGCGACCACGTTCGAGGGCATCGCGGGCGAGCGGCTGGGCCGCCCGCTCGCGGCAGAGGTCGTGGCCTTCGCCGAGGCCAATGAGCACCGCCTCGCCGCATGGTCGCAGCCGCCGCGGCTGACGCATTTCGATTTCGGCGGCAGCAATATCCTGCTGCGCGACGATTTCTCGGTCGCGGCCGTGGTGGACTGGGAATTCGCCGCCAGCGCGTCGCCGCCGCCGGATTTCGGCAACCTGCTGCGCCCGCCGCTCGGCCTTAGCACCGCATTCGTCGAGGGCGTGGCGGACGGCTATCGCGCCGCGGGCGGCTTCCTGCCGGAGGATTGGCGCGCGCTGACGCGGCTCGCCGACATGTCGGCCTGGGCGGACTTCCTCTCGCGCCCCTTCGCCGGCGACGCACTCATCGCGGATGCGCAGCAGATCCTGCGGCAGACGATTGCTCCGGTATCCGGACACGCCACGCCATGATCAAGGTATCGACATTGGCGCCGCTGCCGTCGGCATAGGCTTTGCCGGCCATCCGGCCGTGCTGGGTGATGAAATCGTTGTCGCTGCCGACAAGCAAAATATATTCGCCGGGTTGCTCCGCGGGCGCCAATGCCAGGCTTTCCCACTTCTCGTAGAGATCATGGGCGTCCGCCGGTGCCCCGTTGTGCAGTCCAAAGCGGCCGAGCTGACCGTTGTCGTTCAGGTCGACAAAATCCGCCATGGCCGCCGGCATGATATCGCCGCGCAGGATGCCGTTCGGCGCGATGCTGCCGGCAGCGTCATCATAGCGGCCCGCGATGTCCGTGGCGCCTTGCACATCCACCAGCACGACCTTGCGGTAAAGCGAGGCCGGGCGCTTCGACGCGAGCCCGCCGCCGCTGTCGCGGCACAGAAGCAGGAAGCGATGATCGTCGATGGCCAGAAGTTCGCTTTGCGCGGCAACATTGGTCTTTCCGCCCGCCTCATATAGCGGCAGCTGAAGCGCATACTCATGGATCAAACGGGGCGTGGCCGTGATGTCATACGCGAGCAGGCGGACATTGCGGCGCGTGGCGGCGACATTGCCGGCGTCGAGGTCCTGGCGCAGCGCGCTCTGGTTGACGACGAACAAGGTATGGCCGTCGGGGCTGACGCTCATGCCCTCGAAGCCTTGATTGTTCTGCCGGCCCGTTTCGGGATTGCCGGTGTCGACTGCGCTGCCCGCCGGAGGGCTGTTGGCGGAGAAATTCTCCTGGCCGTCGCGCCGCGGAATGAACGCCTCGGGCGGCCGCAGGGCTCCAATCATGCGCCCCTGTGCATTGTAGCGATACACATAGGGTCCATACTCGTCGCCGATCCAGAAGCCGTCCTTTCCGTCCGGTGCGATGGCTTCATCGTCCAGACTGACGCGACCATCGGCCGAGACCGGCAGGTCGGGAATTGCGCCGGCCGCGGGACGCACAGCAACGGGGTCGAAGCCGGTTGTCGGCATCCCCTTGTCGTCCGTCAGAAGAAGGCTCTTCTTGAGAGCAAGGGTCAGTTGGCCTTCATGTCCCGGCGCATCGTAGTCGGGCAACAGGCTGATATCGAACTTTTGCACCCGCGCCCGGTAATCGACGCTGCCGGCGGTGTTCCAGCCTCGATCCGGCAAAAGATCGAGATGCGCGACGAATGTCTTCCCCACACGACGCCAGCTATGCGGCACAAGCATCATGCCCGAGCCCATGCCGCCCAGCGTCTCGCCCTGCATGTCCAGGGCATCCGAAGCGATGCGCCCAACCCCGACGAGCTGCGGCCGGGTGGCGGACTCTTCCCCGCCGGCGAAGGCGGGGAAGGCCGGTAAGAGACACAACAGGATCAGCGCGGCGCGCATGCGCTCACAACCCGGCGCTGATGGTGGCAAATATCTGCCGCGGCGCCGACGAGTGGAATACCAGGATGCTGCCGGCGGGATCGCTCGGCGCGAACACGCTGTTGTCGAAGTTCGCCGCGTAGCGCACATCGGTCAGGTTGGTGACGTTCAGCGCCAGCCTCGCGCCGCTCAGCGGGCCGATGGCGTCGAAGTCGTAACCGAGGCCGAGGTCGAACGTGGTGTAGGCGCCGAAGCCCTGGTCGTTGGTGTAGGTGTAGTAGCGCCGGCCGGTGAACTTGCCCGCCAGCGAAGCCCAGAAACCGCCCTGTCTCAGGTTCAGCACGCTGGCATACATCTGCTTCGGCGTATCCACCTGCTGCTTGCCGGCCGTGGCGTAGAGCACGCAGGTGGTCGTGCAGAAGTTGAGGTCCTGATTGTAGGTGGTCTCGTTGAGCGAGGCCGAATTGTACCAGCTCAGCCACGCCAGCGGCTGCCACAGCACGGCGAGTTCCGCGCCCTTGCTCGTGACGCTGCCGGCATTGTGGAAGGAGTTGCCGCAGCCCGGGTTTTGCTGCTGGTTTGTCGGACAGGGGTTGTACTGCAACAGGCGGTTCTTGAAATCCACGTCGTACAGCGCCAGCGAAAGCTGCAGCTGGTCGCCCACATAGCGGTAGCCGCCGTCGAAGCTCTTCGAGGTCTCGGGCTTCAACGTCTTCCCCTGCACGTCCCAGACGGCCTGCGAAACCGATTGTGGGCCGAGTTTGAAGCCGCCCTGGAACATCGCCATGTTCTCGGAGTAGCTCGCATACACTTCGTGCCCGGGCGCGAACTTCCAGCGCACGCCCGCCTCCGGCATGAAATTGTCCTTGGCCGTCAGCGAACCGGTCGCGAACTGGCTGGACGCCGGCGGCGGCGTCACGGCGATGCCGCGTTCGGCCTGGGCGTCCGACTTCGCGTCGGTGCTCTTGAAGCCGAAATCGATGCTCAGCGCGTCATCGAACAGCGTCACGGTGTCCTGAAGGTAGAATTGCTGCGTGTTCCAGGTGGTCTGCTGCACCCACTGGGCGGTATTCGGCTGGCCCTTCAGGAAATGCGCCAGGCTGAACGGCCCCGTGACATTGGTCCAGATATAGCGCGCGGCGCTGCTGGTGTTCTCCTCCAGCCAGAAGCCCGCCTGGATGTGGTTGAAGTAGAGATCATATGTCAGGCTTCCGAGCACGCCGTCGCGGTTGATGGTGTAGCGCGTGTCGCGGACCTGGACCGGCAGGTCGTCGGCCGTGGACGCCGTGCCCTGGGTGGACAAGCCGGTGATGAAGTTGTTGCCGGCGCCCTTGTCGGTGTGGCGATATACCTGCAAGCGCGCGCTGAGGGAATCGGTGAAGGCGTAGTCGCCGGCGAGATAGAACAGGTCGTCGTTGCGCAGGATCTGGCCGTTGGTGAAGGTGACGTCGGCGAGCTTTTCCGGCGCCGTCGAGGTGACGCAGTTGGCTGCCAGCGAAGGCACGCCGCATGCGGCGCGGTTGACATAGTCCTGCCAGTCCGGCGCGTAGCCGCCCCAATCCGGGCCGAGGCGCGAGAGCATGTCCTTCGACAGGTAGGGGTCGTCGGCCTGGTTGGTGCGCGAAAGGTCCGCGAAGGCCGTGATCGTGCCGCCGTCGAACTTGTACTGCGCCTTGCCGTTGAGCTGCTTGCCGGTGGACTGGTTGTAGGCCCGCTGGTCTACGAACAGATCCTGCTGGCTGTACTGCCCGGAGACATAGGCCGAAAAGCCGTCGTACTCGCCGGTATCGAAGCGCAGGAAGGTGCGCGCGCCATCGTCGCTGCCGACGCTCTGGCTTGCCGCGAGCCCCAGCTCCTCGTGCGGGGCGCTGGACGCATAGGTCAGCGCACCGCCGAGGTTGCTGGTCGAGGCGACGCTGAGACCGGCGATGCCGGTCGCGAGATCGGCGCGGCCGAGGTTCTCG
The nucleotide sequence above comes from Rhizomicrobium sp.. Encoded proteins:
- a CDS encoding phosphotransferase, whose translation is MREAWQRADAAITLGAAEAAELLRPALGDVAVAALEPLGGGKSNTNIRVRLSGAPHDVVLRLYQRDPGQMRKEAALSRRLAGQVPVPVYRHCGTRPVNGAAYAVVAWIEGRPLEAMARGAGESDLRFAGHEVGRVLAAIHGVTFAQAGFLDGDLNIHPFPGGSSSAGFLATTFEGIAGERLGRPLAAEVVAFAEANEHRLAAWSQPPRLTHFDFGGSNILLRDDFSVAAVVDWEFAASASPPPDFGNLLRPPLGLSTAFVEGVADGYRAAGGFLPEDWRALTRLADMSAWADFLSRPFAGDALIADAQQILRQTIAPVSGHATP
- a CDS encoding glutathione peroxidase, coding for MTSIYDFSAKTLQGKDVPLAEFRGKPMLIVNTASKCGFTPQYEGLEELYKAHRDQGLVVLGFPCNQFGAQEPGSAEEIGAFCQVNYGVSFPMFAKIDVNGPAEHPLYTFLKNEKRGLGWRGIKWNFTKFLVNREGKVVGRFAPTTKPKDIEGAIAKVL
- a CDS encoding TonB-dependent receptor, with amino-acid sequence MFTAQAEAADAPSTATDGSEVETVVVMGAGETRSVSTLLPANLDVLPPGASVQKALNVLPGVMAQSIDALGVNEQSLSLQVRGFSTTHLGYTLDGMPLGDGAYNNYNGLTISRALISENLGRADLATGIAGLSVASTSNLGGALTYASSAPHEELGLAASQSVGSDDGARTFLRFDTGEYDGFSAYVSGQYSQQDLFVDQRAYNQSTGKQLNGKAQYKFDGGTITAFADLSRTNQADDPYLSKDMLSRLGPDWGGYAPDWQDYVNRAACGVPSLAANCVTSTAPEKLADVTFTNGQILRNDDLFYLAGDYAFTDSLSARLQVYRHTDKGAGNNFITGLSTQGTASTADDLPVQVRDTRYTINRDGVLGSLTYDLYFNHIQAGFWLEENTSSAARYIWTNVTGPFSLAHFLKGQPNTAQWVQQTTWNTQQFYLQDTVTLFDDALSIDFGFKSTDAKSDAQAERGIAVTPPPASSQFATGSLTAKDNFMPEAGVRWKFAPGHEVYASYSENMAMFQGGFKLGPQSVSQAVWDVQGKTLKPETSKSFDGGYRYVGDQLQLSLALYDVDFKNRLLQYNPCPTNQQQNPGCGNSFHNAGSVTSKGAELAVLWQPLAWLSWYNSASLNETTYNQDLNFCTTTCVLYATAGKQQVDTPKQMYASVLNLRQGGFWASLAGKFTGRRYYTYTNDQGFGAYTTFDLGLGYDFDAIGPLSGARLALNVTNLTDVRYAANFDNSVFAPSDPAGSILVFHSSAPRQIFATISAGL
- a CDS encoding esterase-like activity of phytase family protein, with product MRAALILLCLLPAFPAFAGGEESATRPQLVGVGRIASDALDMQGETLGGMGSGMMLVPHSWRRVGKTFVAHLDLLPDRGWNTAGSVDYRARVQKFDISLLPDYDAPGHEGQLTLALKKSLLLTDDKGMPTTGFDPVAVRPAAGAIPDLPVSADGRVSLDDEAIAPDGKDGFWIGDEYGPYVYRYNAQGRMIGALRPPEAFIPRRDGQENFSANSPPAGSAVDTGNPETGRQNNQGFEGMSVSPDGHTLFVVNQSALRQDLDAGNVAATRRNVRLLAYDITATPRLIHEYALQLPLYEAGGKTNVAAQSELLAIDDHRFLLLCRDSGGGLASKRPASLYRKVVLVDVQGATDIAGRYDDAAGSIAPNGILRGDIMPAAMADFVDLNDNGQLGRFGLHNGAPADAHDLYEKWESLALAPAEQPGEYILLVGSDNDFITQHGRMAGKAYADGSGANVDTLIMAWRVRIPEQSSAAGSAAHPR